In Pseudopipra pipra isolate bDixPip1 chromosome 5, bDixPip1.hap1, whole genome shotgun sequence, the following proteins share a genomic window:
- the CBX7 gene encoding chromobox protein homolog 7 isoform X2 produces MNLGHSLPLQGGSSQAPRGDGTCSGCPGRGTVPGSCRSAAPAPTPPAAASPAAAGTRPPVAVFLWKTPANATAPLRRAALPHGAPPGCRGTEAGAAPQAPPAAASRTAPLPPSLPPAPAPSRARRGKRCAGSKAAAGARPRARGRVRGSGGERPPPQTQPQAQPAAVPPAAWSCRPSGSRCSRWRASARSACGRYSTWEPEDHILDPRLVVAYEEKEERDRASGYRKRGPKPKRLLLQRLYGMDLRSAHKGKEKLCFSLARRFGGGDSSLPGAKTGQAEFPEKTGGAVLPFSLRKQRKNQKYLRLSRKKFPRMASLENRNCRHEFFLNDAVGLEARQGPEDWEAMQHTSKEDVDASLPWIPTVPPSEVTVTDITANSITVTFREAQVAEGFFRDRSAQF; encoded by the exons ATGAACCTCGGGCATTCCCTTCCCCTTCAGGGTGGGTCGTCACAGGCACCTCGCGGCGACGGCACCTGCAGCGGGTGCCCGGGCAGAGGAACCGTGCCGGGTTCCTGCCGCAGCGCTGCTCCCGCCCCCACACCGCCGGCCGCCGCTTCCCCAGCCGCCGCCGGCACGCGACCGCCGGTGGCCGTGTTCCTGTGGAAAACGCCCGCAAATGCCACCGCTCCGCTGCGGCGGGCAGCGCTCCCTCACGGCGCTcccccgggctgcagggggacagaggCAGGAGCGGCGCCCCAGGCGCCTCCCGCCGCGGCCTCGCGCACCGcccccctgcctccctccctgccccccgctcccgccccctcGCGCGCGCGCCGGGGAAAACGTTGCGCAGGTTCTAaagcggcggcgggggcgcggcCGCGCGCGAGGGGGCGTGTGAGGGGGAGCGGCGGGGAACGGCCGCCGCCACAGACACAGCCGCAGGCACAGCCCGCCGCCGTCCCTCCCGCCGCATGGAGCTGTCGGCCATCGGGGAGCAGGTGTTCGCGGTGGAGAGCATCCGCAAGAAGCGCGTGCGGAAG ATACAGCACATGGGAGCCAGAGGATCATATCTTGGACCCTCGCCTGGTAGTGGCTTATGAAGAAAA ggaggagagagacCGTGCATCAGGGTACAGGAAAAGAGGCCCCAAACCAAAGCGCCTCCTACTGCAG CGGCTGTATGGCATGGACTTGAGGAGTGCCCATAAGGGAAAGGAGAAGCTCTGTTTCTCTCTTGCACGGAGATTTGGAGGAGGAGACAGTAGCCTGCCAGGAGCCAAGACAGGGCAGGCAGAGTTCCCAGAGAAGACTGGGGGAGCAGTCCTGCCATTCTCTCTCCGGAAGCAACGCAAAAACCAGAAGTACTTGCGACTGTCCAGGAAGAAGTTCCCCCGCATGGCGAGCCTGGAGAACCGAAACTGCAGGCATGAGTTTTTCCTGAATGATGCAGTGGGCCTAGAGGCCAGGCAGGGCCCTGAGGACTGGGAGGCCATGCAGCACACCAGCAAAGAAG ATGTGGATGCCAGTCTCCCTTGGATCCCCACTGTGCCCCCCAGTGAAGTGACAGTGACAGACATCACGGCAAACTCCATTACCGTCACTTTCAGAGAAGCACAAGTGGCTGAGGGCTTCTTTCGAGACCGGAGTGCACAGTTCTGA
- the CBX7 gene encoding chromobox protein homolog 7 isoform X3 gives MELSAIGEQVFAVESIRKKRVRKGKVEYLVKWKGWPPKYSTWEPEDHILDPRLVVAYEEKEERDRASGYRKRGPKPKRLLLQRLYGMDLRSAHKGKEKLCFSLARRFGGGDSSLPGAKTGQAEFPEKTGGAVLPFSLRKQRKNQKYLRLSRKKFPRMASLENRNCRHEFFLNDAVGLEARQGPEDWEAMQHTSKEADVDASLPWIPTVPPSEVTVTDITANSITVTFREAQVAEGFFRDRSAQF, from the exons ATGGAGCTGTCGGCCATCGGGGAGCAGGTGTTCGCGGTGGAGAGCATCCGCAAGAAGCGCGTGCGGAAG GGGAAAGTAGAATACCTGGTGAAGTGGAAAGGATGGCCCCCAAA ATACAGCACATGGGAGCCAGAGGATCATATCTTGGACCCTCGCCTGGTAGTGGCTTATGAAGAAAA ggaggagagagacCGTGCATCAGGGTACAGGAAAAGAGGCCCCAAACCAAAGCGCCTCCTACTGCAG CGGCTGTATGGCATGGACTTGAGGAGTGCCCATAAGGGAAAGGAGAAGCTCTGTTTCTCTCTTGCACGGAGATTTGGAGGAGGAGACAGTAGCCTGCCAGGAGCCAAGACAGGGCAGGCAGAGTTCCCAGAGAAGACTGGGGGAGCAGTCCTGCCATTCTCTCTCCGGAAGCAACGCAAAAACCAGAAGTACTTGCGACTGTCCAGGAAGAAGTTCCCCCGCATGGCGAGCCTGGAGAACCGAAACTGCAGGCATGAGTTTTTCCTGAATGATGCAGTGGGCCTAGAGGCCAGGCAGGGCCCTGAGGACTGGGAGGCCATGCAGCACACCAGCAAAGAAG CAGATGTGGATGCCAGTCTCCCTTGGATCCCCACTGTGCCCCCCAGTGAAGTGACAGTGACAGACATCACGGCAAACTCCATTACCGTCACTTTCAGAGAAGCACAAGTGGCTGAGGGCTTCTTTCGAGACCGGAGTGCACAGTTCTGA
- the CBX7 gene encoding chromobox protein homolog 7 isoform X1, whose translation MNLGHSLPLQGGSSQAPRGDGTCSGCPGRGTVPGSCRSAAPAPTPPAAASPAAAGTRPPVAVFLWKTPANATAPLRRAALPHGAPPGCRGTEAGAAPQAPPAAASRTAPLPPSLPPAPAPSRARRGKRCAGSKAAAGARPRARGRVRGSGGERPPPQTQPQAQPAAVPPAAWSCRPSGSRCSRWRASARSACGRYSTWEPEDHILDPRLVVAYEEKEERDRASGYRKRGPKPKRLLLQRLYGMDLRSAHKGKEKLCFSLARRFGGGDSSLPGAKTGQAEFPEKTGGAVLPFSLRKQRKNQKYLRLSRKKFPRMASLENRNCRHEFFLNDAVGLEARQGPEDWEAMQHTSKEADVDASLPWIPTVPPSEVTVTDITANSITVTFREAQVAEGFFRDRSAQF comes from the exons ATGAACCTCGGGCATTCCCTTCCCCTTCAGGGTGGGTCGTCACAGGCACCTCGCGGCGACGGCACCTGCAGCGGGTGCCCGGGCAGAGGAACCGTGCCGGGTTCCTGCCGCAGCGCTGCTCCCGCCCCCACACCGCCGGCCGCCGCTTCCCCAGCCGCCGCCGGCACGCGACCGCCGGTGGCCGTGTTCCTGTGGAAAACGCCCGCAAATGCCACCGCTCCGCTGCGGCGGGCAGCGCTCCCTCACGGCGCTcccccgggctgcagggggacagaggCAGGAGCGGCGCCCCAGGCGCCTCCCGCCGCGGCCTCGCGCACCGcccccctgcctccctccctgccccccgctcccgccccctcGCGCGCGCGCCGGGGAAAACGTTGCGCAGGTTCTAaagcggcggcgggggcgcggcCGCGCGCGAGGGGGCGTGTGAGGGGGAGCGGCGGGGAACGGCCGCCGCCACAGACACAGCCGCAGGCACAGCCCGCCGCCGTCCCTCCCGCCGCATGGAGCTGTCGGCCATCGGGGAGCAGGTGTTCGCGGTGGAGAGCATCCGCAAGAAGCGCGTGCGGAAG ATACAGCACATGGGAGCCAGAGGATCATATCTTGGACCCTCGCCTGGTAGTGGCTTATGAAGAAAA ggaggagagagacCGTGCATCAGGGTACAGGAAAAGAGGCCCCAAACCAAAGCGCCTCCTACTGCAG CGGCTGTATGGCATGGACTTGAGGAGTGCCCATAAGGGAAAGGAGAAGCTCTGTTTCTCTCTTGCACGGAGATTTGGAGGAGGAGACAGTAGCCTGCCAGGAGCCAAGACAGGGCAGGCAGAGTTCCCAGAGAAGACTGGGGGAGCAGTCCTGCCATTCTCTCTCCGGAAGCAACGCAAAAACCAGAAGTACTTGCGACTGTCCAGGAAGAAGTTCCCCCGCATGGCGAGCCTGGAGAACCGAAACTGCAGGCATGAGTTTTTCCTGAATGATGCAGTGGGCCTAGAGGCCAGGCAGGGCCCTGAGGACTGGGAGGCCATGCAGCACACCAGCAAAGAAG CAGATGTGGATGCCAGTCTCCCTTGGATCCCCACTGTGCCCCCCAGTGAAGTGACAGTGACAGACATCACGGCAAACTCCATTACCGTCACTTTCAGAGAAGCACAAGTGGCTGAGGGCTTCTTTCGAGACCGGAGTGCACAGTTCTGA